A single genomic interval of Granulicella tundricola MP5ACTX9 harbors:
- a CDS encoding DUF5522 domain-containing protein, producing the protein MTQPIPEDQADPTELSPEDFYFDGPYMVFTAAYHLKRGYCCNSDCRHCPYK; encoded by the coding sequence ATGACCCAACCCATCCCGGAAGACCAGGCCGACCCAACCGAACTCTCCCCCGAAGACTTTTACTTCGACGGTCCCTACATGGTCTTCACCGCCGCCTACCACCTCAAACGCGGCTACTGCTGCAACTCAGACTGCCGTCACTGCCCCTATAAATAA
- the xth gene encoding exodeoxyribonuclease III, whose translation MNSIRARAEHVKRWLAARQPDVLLLQELKGTEFPAEWFMEQGYHSAAVTQKAYNGVAIVSRTPLEVVSTTLAGDPEDSHARFLEAMIDGMRVVNIYLPNGNPVGTPKFEYKLAWMDRLMEQMKVWLGDGVPTVIGGDFNVIPEEIDCHKPASWVHDALFQPESRARYRGMLELGYTDAFRTLHPGLGGQFTFWDYFRQAFESNRGIRIDHFLLTAEMAGRLESCEIDRGPRGEAKPSDHTPIVVRFR comes from the coding sequence GTGAATTCGATTCGTGCCCGGGCGGAGCATGTGAAGAGGTGGCTGGCGGCTCGGCAGCCCGACGTGCTGCTGTTGCAGGAGCTGAAGGGGACGGAGTTCCCTGCGGAGTGGTTTATGGAGCAGGGGTACCACTCCGCTGCGGTGACGCAGAAGGCATACAACGGGGTGGCGATCGTCTCTCGCACGCCGCTGGAGGTGGTGAGTACGACGCTGGCAGGCGATCCGGAGGACAGTCATGCGCGGTTTCTGGAGGCGATGATCGATGGGATGCGGGTGGTGAACATTTATCTGCCGAACGGCAATCCGGTGGGGACGCCGAAGTTCGAGTACAAGCTGGCGTGGATGGACCGGCTGATGGAGCAGATGAAGGTGTGGTTGGGGGACGGGGTGCCGACTGTGATTGGCGGCGACTTCAATGTGATTCCGGAGGAGATCGACTGCCATAAGCCGGCATCGTGGGTTCACGACGCGTTGTTTCAGCCGGAATCCCGAGCACGGTACCGGGGAATGCTGGAGCTGGGGTATACGGATGCGTTCCGAACGCTGCATCCGGGACTGGGCGGACAGTTCACGTTCTGGGATTACTTCCGGCAGGCGTTTGAGAGCAACCGTGGGATTCGGATCGATCACTTTCTACTGACGGCGGAGATGGCAGGGAGGCTTGAGAGCTGCGAGATCGACCGGGGACCGCGGGGGGAGGCTAAACCCTCCGATCACACGCCGATTGTGGTGCGGTTCAGGTAG
- a CDS encoding asparagine synthase-related protein: MAGYVRAGLYALVSLDEAPLQQVELDVLGLSAAMSGPHAFASGVAVAAVDPDANALGLLKTSAGITAFAGFLDEPEELAATLGLAAETPAVALALHALRRFGDEAPMRLVGEWSLFHFDLQGRVLTLLSSLAYRDPMHYAIYGQTVAISPDMLTLCRLPGVGRRIDPEGFALSVSRARLRAFMGSRTPWRGVIRVAQGTREIFSAGNRRSIPPAAEPPVTLFRGSFEDAVEASNDVCKRILQQQLRRCGRSAILLSGGLDSTLLNCVGAGVRSADAEMFALTSVAPAGSEIPDERDVSSRTSAFLGIEHRFVSPAPWVSAYIPSATTVNFMQEPMVGLRHYLYEALNAEVVQSGGRALLDGFNGEMSLTRKPARHSQAGWWKRWYRELRDWNALRTQQRVSAGDAFHVRLSAQLLHSLPREWGDLLDARPLAAPAPARGRPFGFNPSLGKMAMLETATAEGIRHVLPYRDMRLLRLAASFPGEFYERPGDTRPLARAMLRGRAPEAVRLNTVARPFSPDYELRIVSQAGDALAHVPGYRMAGVGEWLDLNWLDEALRKIRDHGLVGEHKEAQLACGAAEFLFLLNSGS, translated from the coding sequence TTGGCAGGCTACGTGAGAGCCGGCTTGTATGCATTGGTGTCGCTCGACGAGGCCCCGCTGCAGCAAGTTGAGCTCGACGTGCTTGGCTTGAGCGCAGCGATGTCCGGTCCTCATGCTTTTGCGAGCGGTGTCGCGGTCGCAGCCGTGGACCCAGATGCGAATGCGCTGGGGCTGCTGAAGACGTCTGCCGGGATCACTGCTTTTGCAGGCTTTCTGGATGAGCCGGAGGAGCTTGCCGCAACGCTGGGGCTTGCTGCCGAAACGCCAGCGGTTGCCCTTGCCCTTCATGCTCTTCGCCGCTTTGGGGATGAGGCTCCCATGCGTCTTGTGGGCGAGTGGTCTCTGTTTCATTTTGACCTTCAGGGCCGCGTGCTTACCCTGCTCAGTTCGCTTGCGTATCGCGATCCGATGCACTACGCGATCTATGGTCAGACGGTTGCGATCAGCCCGGATATGCTGACGCTTTGCAGGCTTCCGGGGGTGGGGCGCAGGATCGATCCGGAAGGGTTCGCGCTGAGTGTCAGCCGTGCGAGGCTCAGAGCCTTCATGGGTTCGAGGACGCCGTGGCGTGGGGTGATTCGCGTTGCTCAGGGGACTCGCGAAATCTTTTCCGCGGGCAACCGCAGGTCGATTCCGCCTGCCGCTGAGCCACCGGTCACCCTGTTCCGCGGCAGCTTTGAGGATGCGGTCGAGGCCTCCAATGATGTGTGCAAACGCATTCTTCAGCAGCAGCTTCGCCGTTGCGGCCGCTCTGCCATCCTGCTCAGCGGTGGCCTGGACTCCACGTTGCTGAACTGCGTTGGGGCGGGGGTCCGGAGCGCGGATGCCGAGATGTTTGCGCTCACCTCGGTCGCGCCGGCCGGAAGCGAGATTCCCGATGAACGGGATGTGAGCTCCAGGACGAGCGCGTTCCTGGGGATCGAACACCGCTTTGTCTCACCCGCTCCATGGGTCAGCGCCTATATTCCCTCTGCGACCACTGTGAATTTCATGCAGGAGCCGATGGTGGGTCTGCGGCATTATCTTTACGAAGCTCTGAATGCAGAGGTGGTGCAATCGGGGGGGCGGGCCCTGCTCGACGGCTTCAATGGGGAGATGTCCCTTACCCGCAAGCCCGCTCGGCACTCGCAGGCGGGGTGGTGGAAGCGTTGGTACCGGGAGCTGCGGGATTGGAACGCTTTGCGGACACAGCAGAGAGTGAGCGCTGGCGATGCGTTTCATGTTCGGCTTTCAGCGCAGTTGCTGCACTCGCTTCCGAGGGAATGGGGGGATTTGCTTGATGCGAGGCCGCTGGCGGCTCCGGCTCCGGCTCGCGGCAGGCCATTCGGCTTCAACCCGAGCCTTGGAAAGATGGCGATGCTGGAAACCGCGACTGCAGAGGGGATTCGGCATGTGCTTCCGTACCGGGACATGCGTCTTTTGAGGCTGGCTGCGAGCTTTCCCGGTGAGTTCTACGAACGGCCCGGCGACACCAGGCCTCTCGCACGTGCGATGCTGCGCGGGAGAGCGCCGGAGGCGGTTCGGCTGAATACGGTGGCACGACCGTTTTCTCCGGACTACGAGCTGCGCATCGTCTCACAGGCTGGTGACGCCCTGGCACATGTGCCGGGTTATCGAATGGCCGGAGTTGGTGAGTGGCTTGACCTGAACTGGCTGGACGAGGCATTGCGCAAGATCCGCGACCATGGGCTGGTGGGCGAACATAAAGAAGCGCAGCTCGCCTGCGGGGCAGCTGAGTTCCTTTTCCTTCTCAACTCCGGGTCTTGA
- a CDS encoding NUDIX domain-containing protein, giving the protein MSKNTKRSAGLLMYRITAAQPEVFLVHPGGPIWAKKDAGAWTLPKGEYDQEEEPLLAAQREFLEETGFTPAPPFHSLGSIRQKSGKLVIAWAFAGDCNPDHLVSNTCFIEWPPRSGKRIEIPEIDRGRWFSFDSGRRFIREEQIPLLDKLEQETLAT; this is encoded by the coding sequence ATGAGCAAAAACACCAAACGCAGCGCTGGCCTCCTAATGTACCGCATCACCGCCGCCCAACCGGAGGTCTTTCTCGTCCATCCCGGCGGACCCATCTGGGCTAAAAAGGATGCGGGCGCGTGGACCCTGCCCAAGGGCGAATATGACCAAGAGGAAGAGCCCCTCCTCGCCGCCCAGCGCGAGTTCTTGGAAGAGACCGGCTTCACCCCAGCACCACCCTTCCATAGCCTCGGCTCCATCCGGCAGAAGAGCGGCAAACTCGTCATCGCCTGGGCCTTCGCCGGAGACTGTAACCCGGATCACCTCGTCAGCAACACCTGTTTCATCGAGTGGCCGCCGCGCTCCGGCAAACGCATCGAAATCCCGGAAATAGATCGTGGCCGCTGGTTCTCCTTCGATTCTGGCCGCCGTTTCATCCGCGAAGAACAGATTCCGCTCCTCGACAAACTGGAGCAAGAGACGCTAGCTACCTGA
- a CDS encoding KdsC family phosphatase, translating to MNPQEALTRARNIKLLLFDVDGVLTNGDITVHPTGDGTFTEIKSFSAHDGLGIAFARLVGLRTGIITKRHTQAVAIRTRDLKMEFIYQGQHHKPSALYDIQAKTGLALTQIAYVGDDIVDLPVLRLCGLAIATANARPQVKAAAHYITPNPGGQGAGRDAIDFILTAQGTLDQAIEQYLAESTPIAGPGNQ from the coding sequence ATGAATCCGCAGGAAGCCCTCACCCGCGCCCGCAACATCAAGCTCCTCCTCTTCGACGTAGACGGCGTCCTCACCAACGGCGACATCACCGTCCACCCCACCGGCGACGGCACCTTCACCGAAATCAAATCCTTCTCCGCCCACGACGGCCTCGGCATCGCCTTTGCCCGTCTCGTCGGCCTCCGCACCGGCATCATCACCAAGCGCCACACCCAGGCCGTGGCCATCCGCACCCGAGACCTCAAGATGGAGTTCATCTACCAGGGCCAGCACCACAAACCCAGCGCCCTCTATGACATCCAGGCCAAAACCGGCCTCGCCCTCACCCAGATCGCATACGTCGGTGACGACATCGTCGACCTCCCCGTCCTTCGTCTCTGCGGCCTCGCCATCGCCACCGCCAACGCCCGCCCCCAGGTCAAAGCCGCCGCCCACTACATCACCCCCAACCCCGGCGGCCAGGGCGCAGGCCGTGACGCCATCGACTTCATCCTCACCGCCCAGGGCACCCTGGATCAGGCCATCGAGCAGTACCTCGCAGAATCCACCCCCATCGCCGGCCCAGGAAATCAATAG
- a CDS encoding DEAD/DEAH box helicase, with product MVAEPELQTALQWAHPVVQEWFTAKFGTPTEPQIAGWPSILAGETTLISAPTGSGKTLAAFLVCIDQLLRKAIAGTLAPCTEVLYVSPLKALSNDVQKNLDAPLREIQHLALERGYLSTEIRTGVRTGDTLTKDRAAMLRNPPHILVTTPESLYILLTAGKSRENLRRVRTIIVDEIHAVADDKRGAHLTLSLERLEALVCGENTLTPGAFLTGLATPPQRIGLSATQNPISLIADFLTGIHPTRKPATIVQVGQRRHLDLAIEIPSDELSSVASTAMWTEIFDKLAALTDHHRSTLVFVNTRRLVEKISFELSQRLSPEDVAAHHGSLSRGLRLDAEQRLKNGQIKILIATGSLELGIDIGNVDLVCQINTTRAVAVAMQRVGRAGHWRGAIPKGRFFATTRDDLLEQAALIRKMHAGELDLLEIPPAPIDVLMQQIVAMCGAEPWPEETLYNIVRRAYPYRDLTRPHFEELLNLLHNGIESSRGRYGAYLLRDGVQGHLHPRRGARMIAIANGGAIPDVSNFAVILQPEGLQIATLDEHFAVDSSPGDVVLLGNSSWRIQKVEAVGRVLVEDAHGAPPSIPFWEGEAPQRTSVVSDGVGTLREEIAARTSKVAPADLLNLGAPRLDSETWDLQNPTPHQQIEETISWLQQETCVCRAGALQLITYIVSGRAALGAVPSKTTIIAERFFDDGGGMQLILHAPFGGRVNKAWGLALRKRFCRGFNFELQAAATDNGINISLAEQHSFPLSDVFKFLTEHTAKELLEQAAIASPIFKNRWRWAAGRSLQLLRMSKGKRIAPQIQRTRSDDLMANVFPQAAACFETIVGDIEIPDHPLVREVMQDVLQEAMDLEGLIEILRGIEQGTIRCLAVDSPIPSVFAHELINAMPYAYLDEAGAEERRARATTLRRGLPATAEDAGRLDQAAIDTVRRQLWPDLRDEHELHDLLLTLTILPLATLDTEPVQDWPIFYERLLRTNRVQTIDCAGKPCWVPTERLQSVATLFTSPTTTSTVLPPQAVILSEAQNLSISPEAPQPLPLTPESATLSLVQGWLQILGPTTANALATRLNLSPAQIFQSFLTMELQGLLLRGTFELPPTQIDHEIEWCERRILQRIHRLTLGTLRKQIEPVSPAVYMRWLLGWQHLAPQTQLSGEEGLLEVLSKLEGFEAPAVEWERTLLPARVANYDPRWLDSLCLSGAVGWGRVSPHPAWSTGDGGAPRRVIPTNAAPITFYIRESAEWLPAALAAQCVDESNLLKALSQDALTIRALLAQRGACFSNDLQRITGLTRQQTQHALWELATAGLASADGFDQLRGMMDPRRKAAAATPTTLARKSAARTTAGRWSLLCEEHGPSENPGAPRPDSGTWVPHTTFEARRAEAQAHSIANARRQSAAHDSAARMLLCRYGVLFRDLLERESNAPKWRDLLPILRRLEARGELRGGRFVTGFSGEQFALAEAVDSLRASRNQASDHEITVAGADPMNLIGIVIPGDRVPAVPGRSTKFRNGVSVQDPTKPSSPEPESTFTQPTPEPSTIGLFQ from the coding sequence ATGGTCGCCGAACCCGAACTCCAGACCGCGCTCCAGTGGGCACACCCCGTCGTCCAGGAGTGGTTCACGGCCAAGTTCGGCACCCCCACCGAGCCGCAAATAGCCGGCTGGCCCAGCATCCTCGCCGGCGAAACCACCCTCATCTCCGCCCCCACCGGCAGCGGCAAAACCCTCGCAGCGTTCCTCGTCTGTATCGACCAGCTCCTCCGCAAAGCCATCGCCGGAACCCTCGCCCCCTGTACGGAAGTCCTCTACGTCTCCCCCCTCAAAGCCCTCTCCAACGACGTCCAGAAGAACCTCGACGCACCCCTCCGCGAGATCCAGCATCTCGCCCTCGAACGCGGCTACCTCTCCACGGAGATCCGCACCGGCGTCCGCACCGGCGACACCCTCACCAAAGACCGTGCCGCCATGCTCCGCAACCCGCCCCACATCCTCGTCACCACGCCTGAATCCCTCTACATCCTCCTCACCGCCGGCAAATCCCGGGAAAACCTCCGCCGCGTCCGCACCATCATCGTCGACGAGATCCACGCCGTAGCCGACGACAAACGCGGCGCACACCTCACCCTCTCACTCGAACGCCTGGAAGCCCTCGTCTGCGGCGAAAATACCCTCACCCCCGGCGCATTCCTCACCGGCTTGGCCACACCGCCACAACGCATCGGCCTCTCCGCCACCCAGAACCCCATCTCCCTCATCGCAGACTTCCTCACCGGCATCCATCCCACCCGCAAGCCCGCCACCATCGTCCAGGTGGGCCAGCGCCGCCATCTCGACCTCGCCATTGAAATCCCCAGCGACGAACTAAGCTCCGTAGCCAGCACCGCCATGTGGACGGAGATCTTTGACAAGCTCGCCGCCCTCACCGACCATCACCGCAGCACCCTGGTCTTCGTCAACACCCGCCGCCTCGTAGAAAAAATATCCTTTGAGCTCTCTCAGCGCCTAAGCCCGGAGGACGTAGCCGCCCATCACGGCTCCCTCTCGCGAGGCCTCCGCCTCGATGCCGAGCAGCGATTAAAAAATGGGCAAATAAAAATCCTCATAGCCACCGGCTCCCTTGAACTCGGCATCGACATCGGCAACGTAGACCTCGTCTGCCAGATCAATACCACCCGAGCCGTCGCCGTCGCCATGCAGCGCGTAGGCCGCGCCGGCCACTGGCGCGGAGCCATCCCCAAGGGTCGTTTCTTCGCCACCACTCGCGACGACCTCCTCGAGCAGGCCGCCCTCATCCGCAAGATGCACGCCGGCGAACTCGACCTCCTCGAGATCCCCCCCGCCCCCATCGACGTCCTCATGCAGCAGATCGTCGCCATGTGCGGTGCCGAGCCCTGGCCTGAAGAAACCCTCTACAACATCGTCCGCCGAGCCTATCCCTACCGCGATCTCACCCGCCCGCACTTTGAAGAACTCCTCAACCTCCTCCACAACGGCATAGAATCCAGCCGCGGCCGTTACGGCGCATACCTCCTTCGCGACGGAGTCCAGGGCCACCTCCACCCTCGCCGCGGCGCACGCATGATCGCCATCGCCAACGGCGGTGCCATCCCTGACGTCAGCAACTTCGCCGTCATTCTGCAACCGGAAGGGTTACAAATCGCCACATTGGACGAGCACTTCGCCGTAGACTCCTCCCCCGGCGACGTCGTCCTCCTCGGCAACTCGAGCTGGCGCATCCAGAAGGTAGAAGCGGTCGGTCGCGTATTAGTAGAAGACGCCCACGGAGCCCCACCCAGCATCCCCTTCTGGGAAGGCGAAGCCCCCCAACGCACCAGCGTAGTCTCAGACGGCGTAGGCACCCTCCGCGAAGAGATCGCCGCCCGCACAAGCAAGGTAGCCCCCGCAGATCTCCTCAATCTGGGTGCCCCACGTCTCGATTCTGAGACGTGGGATCTACAGAATCCAACCCCGCATCAACAGATCGAAGAAACCATAAGTTGGCTCCAACAAGAGACCTGCGTCTGTAGAGCCGGCGCCCTCCAACTCATCACTTACATCGTCTCCGGCCGAGCCGCCCTGGGCGCGGTCCCCTCCAAAACCACCATCATCGCCGAACGTTTCTTCGACGACGGTGGAGGCATGCAACTCATCCTCCACGCCCCCTTCGGCGGTCGCGTCAACAAGGCCTGGGGCCTCGCCCTGCGCAAGCGCTTCTGCCGAGGCTTCAACTTCGAGCTCCAGGCCGCCGCCACCGACAACGGCATCAACATCTCCCTCGCCGAGCAGCACTCCTTCCCGCTCTCAGACGTCTTCAAGTTCCTCACCGAGCACACCGCCAAGGAACTCCTCGAGCAAGCCGCCATCGCCAGCCCCATCTTCAAAAACCGCTGGCGCTGGGCCGCCGGACGCTCCCTACAGTTGCTCCGCATGTCCAAGGGCAAGCGCATAGCCCCGCAAATCCAGCGCACCCGTTCCGACGATCTCATGGCCAACGTCTTCCCCCAGGCCGCAGCCTGCTTTGAGACCATCGTCGGCGACATAGAAATTCCCGACCACCCCCTCGTCCGCGAGGTCATGCAGGACGTCCTCCAGGAGGCGATGGACCTCGAAGGCCTCATAGAAATCCTGCGCGGAATCGAGCAGGGAACCATCCGCTGCCTCGCCGTCGATTCCCCCATCCCCTCCGTCTTCGCGCATGAGCTCATCAACGCCATGCCCTACGCCTACCTCGACGAAGCCGGAGCCGAAGAGCGCCGTGCCCGCGCCACCACTCTCCGCCGAGGCCTCCCCGCCACAGCCGAAGACGCAGGCCGCCTCGACCAGGCCGCCATCGACACCGTCCGCCGCCAGCTGTGGCCTGATCTCCGCGACGAACATGAGCTCCACGACCTCCTCCTCACCCTCACCATCCTCCCCCTCGCCACCCTCGACACCGAACCCGTCCAGGACTGGCCCATCTTCTACGAGCGCCTCCTCCGCACCAACCGCGTCCAAACCATAGACTGCGCCGGCAAACCCTGCTGGGTCCCCACCGAACGCCTTCAATCGGTAGCCACCCTCTTCACCTCTCCCACCACCACCTCGACCGTCCTTCCCCCTCAGGCCGTCATTCTGAGCGAAGCTCAGAACCTCAGTATTTCGCCCGAAGCGCCACAACCCTTACCCCTCACCCCAGAATCCGCCACCCTCTCCCTGGTCCAGGGCTGGCTCCAAATCCTCGGCCCCACCACCGCCAACGCCCTGGCCACCCGCCTCAACCTCTCCCCCGCGCAAATCTTCCAATCCTTCCTAACCATGGAACTCCAGGGCCTCTTACTAAGAGGCACCTTCGAACTCCCCCCCACACAAATCGACCACGAGATCGAGTGGTGCGAACGCCGCATCCTCCAGCGCATCCACCGCCTCACCCTCGGCACCCTCCGCAAACAGATTGAGCCCGTCTCCCCCGCCGTCTACATGCGCTGGCTCCTCGGCTGGCAGCACCTCGCCCCGCAAACTCAACTCTCTGGCGAAGAAGGCCTATTAGAAGTCCTCTCCAAACTAGAAGGCTTTGAAGCCCCCGCCGTCGAGTGGGAACGCACCCTCCTCCCCGCCCGCGTCGCCAACTATGACCCCCGCTGGCTCGACTCCCTCTGCCTCTCCGGCGCAGTAGGCTGGGGCCGAGTCTCCCCCCACCCCGCCTGGTCCACCGGAGACGGCGGAGCACCCCGCCGCGTCATCCCCACCAACGCCGCCCCCATCACCTTCTACATCCGTGAATCAGCCGAGTGGCTCCCCGCCGCACTAGCGGCCCAATGCGTCGACGAATCCAATCTCCTCAAAGCCTTAAGCCAGGACGCCCTCACCATCCGGGCCCTCCTCGCCCAGCGCGGAGCCTGCTTCTCCAACGACCTCCAGCGCATCACCGGCCTCACCCGCCAGCAGACCCAGCACGCCCTCTGGGAGCTAGCCACCGCCGGCCTCGCCTCCGCAGACGGCTTTGACCAACTCCGCGGCATGATGGACCCCCGCCGCAAAGCTGCCGCCGCAACCCCCACCACATTAGCCCGCAAATCCGCCGCTCGCACCACCGCAGGCCGCTGGTCCCTCCTATGCGAAGAGCATGGACCCAGCGAAAATCCGGGTGCCCCACGTCCCGATTCTGGGACGTGGGTTCCTCATACTACCTTTGAAGCCCGTAGAGCCGAAGCCCAGGCCCACTCCATCGCCAACGCCCGCCGCCAATCCGCCGCACACGACTCCGCCGCCCGCATGCTCCTCTGTCGCTACGGTGTCCTCTTCCGTGACCTCCTCGAGCGCGAATCCAACGCACCCAAATGGCGCGATCTCCTCCCCATCCTCCGCCGCCTGGAAGCCCGCGGCGAACTCCGCGGAGGCCGTTTCGTCACCGGCTTCAGCGGCGAGCAGTTCGCCCTTGCTGAAGCCGTAGACTCCCTCCGCGCCTCCCGCAACCAGGCCTCCGACCACGAGATCACCGTAGCCGGAGCCGACCCCATGAACCTCATCGGAATCGTCATCCCCGGCGACCGCGTCCCCGCCGTCCCAGGCCGCTCCACAAAGTTCCGCAACGGTGTCAGTGTCCAAGACCCCACCAAACCTTCATCTCCTGAACCCGAATCCACCTTCACCCAGCCCACACCTGAGCCATCCACCATAGGATTATTCCAATAG
- a CDS encoding 2OG-Fe(II) oxygenase family protein, with translation MSTQPSIAAPGIEPETRLSLEIPMLKMLTSKEELSLALTAYTRAPESHELRHRLAAQLLAADRFDEVIALLEERKDLSSRTLNLLSSALLARETHLDDERALVIAEHAVQLSQDQKERALTVTELAKVVTRLGDLQRAEELLQQALNLQPSEKDAYKRLFQLKLQRSREEALVFAQDTIAAGVCHSRVLGSAPLALALLGRIDEARAAEGSHQFAASFDPEPPPGWDSLKQFNDALTAEALNHPDARFNRYGVASAQTWRLDEPALQRTKCFQQLQKLIQRETERYARTLPDTGHPWLQAMPQSAVLRNWTVIVEGDGYETWHVHQNGWMSGVYYIHVQDHIAQGSGNGGCIAFGLPDAVVGADAAAAFGETLVRPHSGLMMLFPSHIFHRTYPHHGSGRRICYAFDIIPSREL, from the coding sequence ATGTCGACTCAGCCTTCCATCGCAGCCCCCGGGATTGAGCCAGAGACCCGTCTCTCGCTTGAAATCCCCATGCTGAAGATGTTGACATCCAAGGAGGAGCTGTCCCTCGCGCTCACCGCTTACACCCGGGCGCCGGAGTCTCACGAGCTGCGCCACCGTCTTGCAGCGCAGCTCCTCGCCGCAGATCGATTCGACGAAGTCATCGCTCTCCTCGAGGAGCGAAAAGACCTCAGCTCCCGCACCCTGAACCTGCTCTCGTCCGCTCTGCTCGCCAGGGAGACGCACCTGGACGATGAGCGCGCGCTCGTCATCGCGGAACACGCCGTGCAACTGAGCCAGGACCAGAAGGAGCGCGCCCTCACCGTCACGGAGCTCGCCAAGGTCGTGACCCGTCTCGGTGATCTGCAGAGAGCGGAAGAACTTCTTCAACAGGCCTTGAATCTGCAGCCTTCGGAGAAGGACGCCTACAAGCGTCTCTTCCAGTTGAAGCTGCAGCGCAGCAGGGAAGAGGCTCTTGTCTTCGCCCAGGACACAATTGCCGCCGGCGTGTGCCATTCGCGCGTCCTAGGTTCAGCCCCCTTGGCGCTTGCCCTCCTCGGCCGGATCGACGAAGCCCGCGCAGCCGAAGGATCACACCAGTTCGCCGCGAGCTTCGATCCCGAACCCCCGCCGGGATGGGACAGCCTGAAACAATTCAACGACGCTCTGACAGCCGAAGCGCTCAATCATCCTGACGCGCGCTTCAATCGTTATGGCGTGGCCTCTGCCCAGACCTGGCGTCTGGATGAACCCGCGTTGCAGCGTACGAAATGCTTTCAGCAACTGCAGAAGCTCATCCAGCGGGAGACGGAGCGATACGCCCGCACTCTCCCTGACACCGGCCATCCCTGGCTGCAAGCCATGCCGCAGAGCGCCGTCCTTCGCAACTGGACGGTCATCGTGGAAGGCGACGGATACGAGACCTGGCATGTACACCAGAACGGCTGGATGAGCGGCGTGTACTACATCCACGTTCAGGATCACATCGCCCAGGGATCCGGCAACGGAGGTTGCATCGCGTTCGGCCTCCCGGATGCCGTCGTTGGAGCGGACGCAGCAGCGGCCTTCGGAGAAACGTTAGTCCGTCCGCACTCCGGTCTGATGATGCTCTTCCCCTCCCACATCTTCCATAGAACCTATCCGCATCACGGCAGCGGAAGACGCATCTGCTATGCGTTCGACATCATCCCCTCACGGGAGCTCTAA
- the dinB gene encoding DNA polymerase IV: MEIEQVSAERREGGSGRKIVHVDMDAFYASVEQRDDAGLRGRPVVVAWKGRRSVVCAASYEARRFGVRSAMPAVTAERLCPEAIFVPPDFTRYKAVSRAVREIFERHTDLVEPLSLDEAYLDVTENKLGLATATRVAKMIREQIREELNLTASAGVAPNKFLAKIASDWKKPDGLFVIQPHEVQGFLMPLPVGRIPGVGKVTEERMKSVGIATVGDLHAMDHPTLEQHFGRYGRRLYELARGVDENPVVANRSSKSLSAEDTFEKDIPLAETEPLVRRLAEKVWLASRQNARMARTVVLKLKTKEFSTLTRSLTPLAMPTSAEMLGDVAVFLCSRVEFGPEQLFRLVGVGLSTSRWRRRRGRRCLGSL, encoded by the coding sequence ATGGAGATCGAACAGGTGTCGGCGGAGCGGCGGGAGGGCGGTTCCGGCCGGAAGATCGTTCATGTGGATATGGACGCGTTTTATGCGTCGGTGGAACAACGCGACGATGCGGGGCTGCGGGGGCGGCCGGTGGTGGTGGCTTGGAAGGGGCGGCGCTCTGTGGTGTGCGCGGCTTCTTATGAGGCGAGGCGGTTTGGGGTTCGGTCTGCGATGCCTGCTGTGACTGCGGAACGGCTATGCCCGGAGGCAATCTTTGTGCCGCCGGACTTTACGCGGTACAAGGCGGTATCGCGCGCGGTGCGGGAGATCTTTGAGCGTCACACGGATCTGGTGGAACCGCTTTCGCTGGATGAGGCCTACCTGGATGTGACCGAGAATAAGTTGGGACTGGCGACGGCGACCCGAGTGGCGAAGATGATCCGGGAACAGATCCGCGAGGAGTTGAACCTGACAGCGTCGGCGGGGGTGGCGCCGAACAAGTTTCTGGCGAAGATTGCGTCCGACTGGAAGAAGCCGGATGGGCTTTTTGTGATTCAGCCGCACGAGGTGCAAGGGTTCCTGATGCCGCTTCCGGTGGGACGGATTCCGGGTGTGGGGAAGGTGACGGAGGAGCGGATGAAGTCGGTGGGGATTGCGACGGTGGGGGATCTGCATGCGATGGACCATCCGACGCTGGAGCAGCACTTTGGGCGGTATGGGCGGCGGCTGTATGAGCTGGCTCGGGGGGTTGATGAGAACCCGGTGGTGGCGAACCGGTCCAGCAAATCCTTGTCCGCGGAGGACACGTTTGAGAAAGACATTCCGCTGGCAGAGACTGAGCCCCTGGTGCGCAGGCTGGCGGAGAAGGTTTGGCTGGCCTCCCGGCAGAATGCTCGGATGGCGAGGACTGTGGTGCTGAAGCTGAAGACGAAGGAGTTCAGTACGCTGACGCGGAGCCTGACGCCGCTCGCGATGCCGACGAGCGCGGAGATGCTGGGCGATGTGGCTGTGTTCTTGTGCAGCCGGGTGGAGTTCGGGCCGGAGCAACTTTTTCGCCTGGTGGGGGTGGGGTTGAGCACTTCCAGGTGGAGGCGGAGGCGAGGACGCCGCTGTTTGGGGAGTCTGTAG